The sequence CGGATGCATGCGTGGGAAGAGCTGGCCTCGCAGGCCGCCTTCGCGCAAAACACGTCGGAGCAGCTCGCCGCCTTTGCCTTTGCACAGCCGAAAGGAAAAGTCGCAGGTCCCGTGCAGGACGGCGAATGGATCTACTGGCTGAACATCGAAGACACGACCGAGCCGCACCAGCAGACCTATCAGGAGTCGCGCCAGAAGATCTACAGCCTGCTCTATCAGGAGAAGCAAGCCAACCAGTTTCGCTCCTGGATCGAAGCGCAAAAAGAGCCTGCAGGCTACGGCGTGTATCCTGACAACTTGACCGCCAGCCGGTGGGAAGCTTTCTGGAGCGACCTGCCGCACAACTTCCGGCTGCTGTTCTAAGCCGGATCTCATGCTGTCTATACGAAGCGCTGTGCGCTTTTTATAGAAAATAAAATATGCTCATACAAAGGGAGATGTTATCTATGAAAATGGCAAAAACTTTGGTAGCAGCACTGGTCTGCACCACCATTTTGTCCACCCCAGCTCTCGCTGCGAAGGACAACTCGCAAAGCGCAATCGCACCGGAAGGGCTGTCCACTTCCGAACCGGCACCGGCGAACTATAACCCGTCGCTGAAAAAAGCGAACGATGCTTCGATCGGCACTGAAGCGATCGGCATCGAAGCGAACCCGATCATCGTGCTCGACCCGGGCCATGGCGGTTCCGACCCGGGCGCTGTCGGCAACGGCATCGAAGAAGCGGACGTCGTGCTCGACATCGCGACCCGCTCCAAGAACTACATCGTAGCCAACTATCCGGCGACCGTGTACATGACCCGCACCGCTGACACCACGTTGACGCTGGGCGACCGCACCACGTTTGCCAACAACAAAGGCGCGAACTTCTTCGTGTCCTTCCACATCAACTCCTACACCTCTTCGACGGCAAACGGTCTGGAAACGTACTACTATCCGGGCAGCACCAACGGTCAAAACCTGGCGACCAACCTGTACAACAAGCTGAAAGCTCACTACTCCACCCTGCGTGGCGTCAAGTCGGCCGACTTCTATGTCCTGCACTACACCAACATGCCGGCATCGCTCGGTGAGACGGGCTTCATCTCCAACGCAACGGACGCAACCAACCTGAAGTCTGCCACCTTCAAGCAGAACCTGGCTGTCGCGTACTCCCAAGGTATGCACGTCTACTGGTGGGGCTTCTAATCCCATAGCAAGCAAAACAGCACCCGTTACGGGTGCTGTTTTTTTAATGCGTCCAAGACGCTGTAGGTGTTGCGGCTGTAGATCACTGGCAGGCTCCGTTCTCTGGCGCACGGCGCTCCCGTTCGATCTGGATCGTGGTGTGGGTGAGGCCGAACTGCCGGGACAGCACCGCTTCCAAAGCGCGCAGCACGTCATCGCTGCTGGCATCCTTGTCGATGACGACATGTCCGCTCATCGAGAGAAAGCCGGAGCTGACCGTCCAGATGTGCAGATCGTAGACCTCTTCGACGCGGGCGACGCCGAGCATGGCCTGTTTGATCTTGAGGGCGTCGAGGTGCGGCGGCACCGCTTCGAGCAGGACGGAGACGGTCTCTTTGAGCAGGCGGAACGAGCTGAGCAGCACCAGCACCCCGATGATCACCGAGATGATCGGGTCGGCGTAGTACCAGTCGGTCAGCATCATGATCACCGCCGCTGCGATCGCCCCGACCGAGCCCAGCGCATCGCCGAGCACATGCAAAAGCGCCCCGCGCACGTTGAGGTTGTGCTTGTGGTCGCCGCCGCGCATCAGGAACCATGCGCTGAGCAGGTTGGCAGCCAGCCCGATGATCGCGACGCCGAGCATCAGCCCGCTCTGTACCTCCGGCGGGTGTTGGAAGCGCTGAACGGCTTCCCAAAAGATGTACAGCGAGACGAGGATCAGCGTGAGCGCGTTGAACAGCGCCGCCAGCACCTCGGCCCGTTTCAAACCAAACGTGCGCTTTTGCGTCGCCGGTTTCGCGGTCAGCCACAAAGCGATCAGACTGACCGCCAGCGCCGCCACGTCGCTAAACATATGCGCCGCATCCGACAGCAGCGCCAAACTGTTGGTGAGGAACCCCCCGACCAGCTCCGCCACAAACACCCCACCAGTTATCACCATCGCGATCGTCAGCGACTTCCGGCTCCCGTCCCCGTGATGATGGTGGTGTCCGTGCCCGTGGTGATGCTGGTGATCATGATCGTGGTCGTGGTCATGATGATGCGTATGCTCATGGTGGTTGTGCGTTTCCATTCGACATCCCTCCCGTTGTGAATTTCCGCAATATATGAATACTTGCTCATATATTAGTTATAACATATTTTTACTGCCCGTCAATTCGATCGAGCAAAAAAATAAAGTCCGTTGTCAAAACGGACTTTGTGCTAGCATGCGATTCATTTGGCTGATGGCTTCCTTTTTCGTGGCAGAAAATAGACATATCCGGTAAGCACCAGCAGCAAGGTCAAGATCGACACCACTTCCAACACGGTGACATAGTTCAAGTCTTCCCATTCCCCGACGTGCAATCCGTAGAAAAAGTCTAAGATCGGGTCTTGTTTCAGCGCTTTGATCTGTCCTTCCTGATCGATGGTGAGCCGGAGAATTGGGTCGCGTTTCACATAGACTTTGAACATGTCTCCCGATTTGGAGATCGACTGTATCTCTTCCCATCTGTACTCACCGCTCTTCACCAATTGCTCTCCCACATAAGCGATCGTGTAATCGGCCGGCTGAGCTGCCACCGGAATCTGCGTCACTTTCAGGTCGGTCGCCGCTTCCTGATACCACGGCACATTCAACAGCAAAAACCCGGTCACTGCCCACATGATCAGAAACAGGCTGACGACCAGCCCTGCGATCCGATGAAACTTCCGATTGATCCGCCGAAACATAAAACTACCCCTCTCAAACTTCATGTGTACGTTCATCCGTTGATGATCTTACAGCAAAGTCCCAAGGGGCACTATGACTCAAACTGGCTATTTATTAAACTTTTGCGGTTCAAGATTTGTCTAAGATCGCACGAATTTTCTGTTCAACTACGTGACTGATTTCATCAAAAGTTCGATCTAAGCAGCTACATGTAAAATGGGCAATCTGCCAAACTGATGTTCAACGGCCAGCGGCTGTACCAATTTCCAGTGATGTTCAATCTTACAACCATCATCGATTGTGGAAATAAAATTACCTGAGTCCGGGTGGAATATCGAACTCAGGTCTGTGCCTAACTCAAAGGCCGGTTTTTACCCGCCATATACTTGACAGGGATATGTTCAAATGAAAAGGGCTATTTATAAGCTCAACTCACAATCTACCTAACATACGAAGAATTTCCTCTTCAAACGGCCGATATCCATACGGACACCGTTCCGCCATCGTTTGCAAGTCTGCTTTTCCTGACCAATCTCTCATCTCAATCCGATCATCCGGCAAAAACGTTCCCTTCCAATACTCGTCCACAAATTCTTCTGCTGCCCCAGAACACCATACATCATAGTCGCTGTCCGAAGCTTGCAAAAGTTGTGTTAGTGTTTCTTTAGGATCAGGATCCCGCTCCGGTGAATAACCCGCCTGCCAAAAGCGGCAAGTAGGACAATCTCGCCTTCCAATCCCCAGCCACTCAATCACATGATCCCGATCTGCAAGAATCCAAGCCTCGACCTCTTTGATCGCAAGCCCGAAGATAAACTCATTCTTTCCCTCTATCAACTCTCGAATTTCATTCTGCGCCTCTGTCGTCCGTGCACCATCCAGCAAAACGATAACATAGTCAAAATTTTTGCGAAATGCTGCCGGATCGGCATCTAACGCCTCGACCAGTTTACGAACTGCTACCTTCACTTCACCAAACCCCATGCCAAAGCCAACATTCTTTCGAATATCAGCACTAAAGTGCAACGGCCACTGCACATCCGCTTTGTTTTTCGCTATTGTCGTGATGAGCGGCGGAAGCAAAATATCATCTATCTCACCTTCTCCGAGAAAAGCCACCTTCATTCCGCCTCATCCCCCTGACGGTGCAAGAAATCGGAAAACCAGAGATTCCCCAGTGAATTATCGAATAGCAATTTCGCTGTCTCCAAATGTTCTTCCGAAATTCGCGATAATTTGGAACCACTGCCTGCTGAACCTTTTTCCATGACAAAGATGGAGTCCGTGTTTTCTTTTAGGATATCTAAGACATAAGGACTGTGAGTTGTCATAAATACTTGACTACGCAATTTCGGCTTGAGCTGGGTGACTTCCCGAATCAATTGAACAGCTGCGCGAAGAATCGGCGGATGCACCCCGTTCTCAGGCTCTTCGAACGATACAACAGAATGGGCTCGTTTCCCATATCGCAAATAAGCCATCGCAATCAGGCGCAGGGTTCCATCACTGATTTGCTGGCTATTGAATTGCAAAGTTCCACGCTCATCCCACTCATGCAACATGATCTCTTTGTATCCGCCTCTGCTCCCCTTGATCGAGATATCCTCAAGGGAGGGCAAAAACTTTTGTAATTTCCGTACCATTTTTTTAAATTGTACCTCATGATGCTTTTTCATCTCATCCAAGACTGACGCCAAATGCTGACCGTTCGGGCCTAAAGAGTCAGGTTCACCTCTGGATCGTTTCCGAAGCAGAGCAGGATCCCAAATCAAATAAGTCTGGATCCCCGTAATGAAATTCTTAAACCTTACGAGATCTGGAAAATCGTCCCCATCTTCATCTTCAATACTTGCTAATACACCAGTGTTGGGCGAATAAAAACTGCTCGTAAGATCCTCTCTTGAATGAAAGGTCACTTCTCGCCCTTTTCGAGTGAAGATTCGCTCCATTTTGCCGCCATTGGTGCTGACTCTCAGACGCTCTACTATTCTTTTTAATGGAGAAATCTTGACATAGTAGTTGTACTCATATTCTACTTCGTCCTCAACAAGACGAACGATGATATCCCAAGTAACTGATTTCTTGGACGTCTTATTGAAGATGTTCTTGAAATCAATTGCTCGCGTTTCCAGATAATAATCGAAAGCAGGAGAAGTGAACGCTTTCAAAAAGTCTATACTCTGCAACAATGATGATTTACCTGCCCCATTTGGCCCAATGATCACATTCATGTTCGAAAAATCGGCTTGGACGTCAATGAGTTGCTTAAAGTTTTGCACATGATACTGCGTAATCATGTTATCAACTCCTAGAATCTCTCATACCGCTATTATAAGATTTTCCAAGTATTCGCGTCCACAAACCAAGAAAAAAGGCGGAACTTCACGTCCGCCTTCAAACACTTTCGATCGTCTTCGCATCCGCCCACTTCGTCAGGCTCAAGCTGGCGATGGCGTTGAGATCAAGATCATGGAACTTTCCGGCATCATACAGCGGGAACGCCGCCGCCGCGATCATTGCCGCATTGTCCGTGCAGAGGTCGAGCGAAGGGAAATGCACATGGAACCCCTCCTGCCCGGCACGCTCCGTCAGGCGCGCGCGCAGGCCTTTGTTGGCGGCGACGCCGCCTGCCACGACCACGTTACGCACCCCCGTCTGATTTACCGCACGCACCGTCTTCTCCACCAGCACGTCCACCACCGCCGCTTGGAACGAGGCGGCGATGTCGGCCTGCACGATCTCTTCACCGCGCTGCTCAGCATTGTGCAAGGTGTTGATCACCGCAGACTTCAGTCCCGAGAAGGAAAAGTCCATCGACTCGTCATCGATCCACGCCCGCGGGAACGGGTAGGCTTCCGGGTTGCCTTCCTGCGCCAGCCGGTCGATCCGCGGGCCGCCCGGGTAGTCGAGGCCCATGGAACGGGCGATCTTGTCATACGCCTCGCCTGCCGCATCGTCGCGCGTGCGGCCGAGGAACGTAAACTCGCCGTGCGCCGGCATGTGCACGAGCTCCGTGTGCCCACCCGACACGACCAGGGCGATCAGCGGCGGCTCCATCCCGCCCGACAAAAAGTTGGCGTAAATGTGCCCCGCGATATGCTGCACCCCGATCATCGGGATGCCTTTCGCCCAGCACAGCCCTTTGGCGAACGCCACGCCGGTCAGCAGCGCCCCGACCAGACCCGGCCCGTACGTCACCGCGACGGCAGACAGGTCGTTAAGCGTCACGCCTGCCCGCTCCAGCGCTTCTTCCACCACGCCATTGATGCTCTCCACATGCTTGCGCGACGCCACTTCCGGCACCACGCCGCCGAAGCGCTTGTGGATCTCGATCTGTGAGGCGATCACGTTCGACAAGATCTCCTCGCCGTCCCGGATCACCGCCGCCGACGTCTCGTCACAGCTCGTCTCGATCCCCAAGATCACCACCGGCTTGCCGGCCGCGCGGTCGCTTTCGTATTTGCTTCGGATTCTCTGCACAAAGCTCATCCGCGATCTACTCCATTCCCGCAGCCGCGCCTGCATGCGGCAGTTCCGCCCACATGATCAGCGCGTCTTCGTTGTTGTCCGTGTAATAGCCTTTGCGGATGCCGTAGCTCTGGAAGCCGAGGCGGTCGTACAGCTTCTGTGCAGGCACGTTCGAAACGCGCACTTCAAGCGTCATCCGCTCCGCTCCGTGCGCCATGCTCAATGCCATCATCTCGCGCATCAACTGCTCGCCCAAGCGCCGTCCGCGCACCGTCGGGTCGATCGCGATGTTCGTGATGTGCGCTTCGTCCAAGATCACCCACATCCCGGCATAGCCGACCACTTCCCCCTCCAGCGTCACCACCAGATATTTGGCAAAATGGTTGTTGGTAAGCTCCGCCGCATACGCCTCGCGCGACCACGGCAGCGTAAAGGACCGGTGCTCAATCTCCATCACCCGGTCGAGGTCTTCCACGACCATCTTCCGGTATGCAAGCGGGTCTGTCACTCCGTCTTCCCTCCCGCTTCCTGCGCTTCCAGCCATTTTTTCTCCGCTTCGACCAGCTGCAAATACTCCGGCGCAAACGTCGCCGCATCATGCGCCTCGCCCGCTTCGAGCAGCGGAATGCCCACTTCCAGCAAATGTGCCGCCCGCACAAAATCATGGCTTGGGCTCGGCGCAAACTGCGCTTTTTCCCCGAGCCGTTCCCGCAG comes from Tumebacillus sp. BK434 and encodes:
- a CDS encoding cation diffusion facilitator family transporter, translated to METHNHHEHTHHHDHDHDHDHQHHHGHGHHHHHGDGSRKSLTIAMVITGGVFVAELVGGFLTNSLALLSDAAHMFSDVAALAVSLIALWLTAKPATQKRTFGLKRAEVLAALFNALTLILVSLYIFWEAVQRFQHPPEVQSGLMLGVAIIGLAANLLSAWFLMRGGDHKHNLNVRGALLHVLGDALGSVGAIAAAVIMMLTDWYYADPIISVIIGVLVLLSSFRLLKETVSVLLEAVPPHLDALKIKQAMLGVARVEEVYDLHIWTVSSGFLSMSGHVVIDKDASSDDVLRALEAVLSRQFGLTHTTIQIERERRAPENGACQ
- a CDS encoding N-acetylmuramoyl-L-alanine amidase is translated as MKMAKTLVAALVCTTILSTPALAAKDNSQSAIAPEGLSTSEPAPANYNPSLKKANDASIGTEAIGIEANPIIVLDPGHGGSDPGAVGNGIEEADVVLDIATRSKNYIVANYPATVYMTRTADTTLTLGDRTTFANNKGANFFVSFHINSYTSSTANGLETYYYPGSTNGQNLATNLYNKLKAHYSTLRGVKSADFYVLHYTNMPASLGETGFISNATDATNLKSATFKQNLAVAYSQGMHVYWWGF
- the tsaD gene encoding tRNA (adenosine(37)-N6)-threonylcarbamoyltransferase complex transferase subunit TsaD, whose translation is MSFVQRIRSKYESDRAAGKPVVILGIETSCDETSAAVIRDGEEILSNVIASQIEIHKRFGGVVPEVASRKHVESINGVVEEALERAGVTLNDLSAVAVTYGPGLVGALLTGVAFAKGLCWAKGIPMIGVQHIAGHIYANFLSGGMEPPLIALVVSGGHTELVHMPAHGEFTFLGRTRDDAAGEAYDKIARSMGLDYPGGPRIDRLAQEGNPEAYPFPRAWIDDESMDFSFSGLKSAVINTLHNAEQRGEEIVQADIAASFQAAVVDVLVEKTVRAVNQTGVRNVVVAGGVAANKGLRARLTERAGQEGFHVHFPSLDLCTDNAAMIAAAAFPLYDAGKFHDLDLNAIASLSLTKWADAKTIESV
- a CDS encoding PepSY-associated TM helix domain-containing protein, whose translation is MFRRINRKFHRIAGLVVSLFLIMWAVTGFLLLNVPWYQEAATDLKVTQIPVAAQPADYTIAYVGEQLVKSGEYRWEEIQSISKSGDMFKVYVKRDPILRLTIDQEGQIKALKQDPILDFFYGLHVGEWEDLNYVTVLEVVSILTLLLVLTGYVYFLPRKRKPSAK
- the rimI gene encoding ribosomal protein S18-alanine N-acetyltransferase, which produces MVVEDLDRVMEIEHRSFTLPWSREAYAAELTNNHFAKYLVVTLEGEVVGYAGMWVILDEAHITNIAIDPTVRGRRLGEQLMREMMALSMAHGAERMTLEVRVSNVPAQKLYDRLGFQSYGIRKGYYTDNNEDALIMWAELPHAGAAAGME
- a CDS encoding ATP-binding protein, encoding MITQYHVQNFKQLIDVQADFSNMNVIIGPNGAGKSSLLQSIDFLKAFTSPAFDYYLETRAIDFKNIFNKTSKKSVTWDIIVRLVEDEVEYEYNYYVKISPLKRIVERLRVSTNGGKMERIFTRKGREVTFHSREDLTSSFYSPNTGVLASIEDEDGDDFPDLVRFKNFITGIQTYLIWDPALLRKRSRGEPDSLGPNGQHLASVLDEMKKHHEVQFKKMVRKLQKFLPSLEDISIKGSRGGYKEIMLHEWDERGTLQFNSQQISDGTLRLIAMAYLRYGKRAHSVVSFEEPENGVHPPILRAAVQLIREVTQLKPKLRSQVFMTTHSPYVLDILKENTDSIFVMEKGSAGSGSKLSRISEEHLETAKLLFDNSLGNLWFSDFLHRQGDEAE